From the genome of Symphalangus syndactylus isolate Jambi chromosome 5, NHGRI_mSymSyn1-v2.1_pri, whole genome shotgun sequence, one region includes:
- the LOC129481522 gene encoding selenide, water dikinase 1-like, which translates to MLKGSRPRPVHCGSRSRPVFREEAEGSKRAAVRRAGPRTVSAHESFNPESYELDKSFRLTRFTELKGTGCRVPQDVLQKLLESLQENHFQEDGRFLGAVTPWLGIGMDTCVFPLRHGGLSLVQTTDYIYRIVDDPSMMGRIARANVFSDLYAMGVTECDNMLMLLGVSNKMTDRERDKVMSLIIQGFKDAAEEAGTSVTGGQTVLNPRIALGGVATTACQPSEFIMASP; encoded by the exons ATGCTTAAGGGAAGCCGGCCGCGCCCGGTGCATTGTGGGAGCCGCTCGCGGCCCGTTTTCCGGGAGGAGGCGGAGGGCTCAAAGCGAGCGG CTGTGAGGAGAGCAGGCCCCAGAACCGTGTCTGCGCATGAGTCCTTTAACCCCGAAAGTTACGAATTGGACAAGAGCTTCCGGCTAACCAGATTCACTGAACTGAAGGGCACAGGCTGCAGAGTGCCCCAAGATGTCCTGCAAAAATTGCTGGAATCTTTACAGGAGAACCACTTCCAAGAAGATGGGCGGTTTCTGGGAGCCGTTACGCCATGGCTGGGCATTGGAATGGATACTTGCGTCTTTCCTTTGAGGCACGGTGGGCTTTCCTTGGTTCAGACCACAGATTACATTTACCGGATCGTAGACGACCCTTCCATGATGGGCAGGATAGCACGTGCCAATGTCTTCAGTGACCTCTACGCAATGGGGGTCACGGAATGTGACAATATGCTGATGCTCCTTGGAGTCAGTAATAAAATGACCGACAGGGAAAGGGATAAAGTGATGTCTCTGATTATCCAGGGTTTTAAAGACGCAGCTGAGGAAGCAGGAACATCTGTAACGGGCGGCCAAACCGTACTAAACCCCCGGATTGCCCTGGGAGGAGTCGCTACCACTGCCTGCCAGCCCAGTGAATTTATCATGGCCAGCCCCTAG